One segment of Rosa chinensis cultivar Old Blush chromosome 6, RchiOBHm-V2, whole genome shotgun sequence DNA contains the following:
- the LOC112169695 gene encoding histone H3.3 — protein sequence MARTKQTARKSTGGKAPRKQLATKAARKSAPTTGGVKKPHRYRPGTVALREIRKYQKSTELLIRKLPFQRLVREIAQDFKTDLRFQSHAVLALQEAAEAYLVGLFEDTNLCAIHAKRVTIMPKDIQLARRIRGERA from the coding sequence ATGGCTCGTACTAAGCAGACTGCTCGCAAATCCACCGGCGGCAAAGCTCCGAGGAAGCAACTCGCCACCAAGGCTGCTCGGAAGTCAGCTCCGACCACCGGTGGAGTCAAGAAGCCCCATCGCTACCGCCCCGGAACCGTCGCCCTTCGTGAAATCCGAAAGTACCAGAAGAGCACTGAGCTTTTGATCCGCAAGCTACCTTTCCAGCGCCTCGTTCGTGAAATCGCCCAGGATTTCAAGACGGACCTCAGGTTTCAGAGCCATGCTGTTCTTGCTCTTCAGGAAGCTGCTGAGGCTTACTTGGTGGGTCTGTTTGAGGACACCAACCTGTGCGCGATTCATGCCAAGAGGGTCACCATCATGCCCAAGGACATTCAACTAGCTCGGAGGATTCGCGGCGAACGTGCTTAA
- the LOC112169694 gene encoding aldehyde oxidase GLOX, with protein MKTCPTSHLILSFLFISTFLFPLTHAAGGKWQLLVKSVGISAMHMQLLHNDRVVMFDRTDFGKSNLPLPNGVCRNNPNDTALKVDCTAHSAEYDVASNKVRPLFVYSDVWCSSGSVNPSGSLVQTGGFNDGERRVRVFDPCPTCDWKEIEFGLVNRRWYATNHILPDGRQIIIGGRRQFNYEFYPKSGGSMNAHSLPFLVETSDGNSIENNLYPFVFLNLDGNLFIFANNRAILYDYVAGKIVKTYPTIPGGDPRSYPSTGSAVLLPLKTSKGQAVAAEVLVCGGAPKGSYVKAESGTFVPALKTCARIKITDPNPQWVVENMPLARVMGDMTLLANGDVLIINGAGSGTAGWEFGRNPVLNPVAYKPDNAVGSRFEQQNPSTIPRMYHSTAVLLRDGRVLVGGSNPHIRYEFTNVLFPTELALEAFSPNYLDSQFASIRPSIYSPQSQVTVGYGQKLAVRISITGRIQLNSVYVTMVSPSFTTHSFSMNQRLVVLVSENARAVGNLKFEIQVTTPASGNLAPSGYYLVYVVHQQIPSEGIWVKIQ; from the coding sequence ATGAAGACGTGCCCAACTTCCCATCTCATTCTCTCATTCCTCTTCATATCCACTTTTCTCTTCCCCCTGACCCACGCCGCCGGCGGCAAATGGCAGCTGCTTGTGAAAAGCGTCGGCATTTCCGCCATGCACATGCAGCTGCTCCACAACGACCGTGTCGTCATGTTCGACCGCACCGACTTCGGAAAATCCAACCTCCCCCTCCCCAACGGCGTCTGCCGCAACAACCCCAACGACACGGCCCTTAAAGTAGACTGCACGGCCCACTCCGCCGAGTACGACGTGGCGTCCAACAAAGTCCGTCCTCTGTTTGTGTACTCCGACGTGTGGTGCTCCTCGGGGTCAGTAAACCCCAGCGGAAGTCTAGTCCAGACGGGAGGTTTCAACGATGGAGAGAGAAGGGTGAGGGTTTTTGACCCTTGTCCTACTTGTGACTGGAAAGAAATCGAGTTCGGGCTAGTCAACCGGAGATGGTATGCCACCAATCATATTCTGCCAGATGGACGGCAGATAATCATCGGCGGACGGCGGCAGTTCAACTACGAGTTTTATCCCAAAAGTGGAGGCTCAATGAATGCGCACAGTCTACCTTTTCTTGTTGAGACAAGTGACGGCAACTCCATAGAGAACAATCTCTACCCTTTTGTCTTTCTCAACCTTGACGGCAATCTTTTTATCTTTGCCAACAATAGAGCTATATTGTACGACTATGTTGCTGGTAAAATAGTGAAGACGTACCCCACAATACCCGGTGGGGACCCAAGGTCGTATCCGAGCACCGGTTCAGCGGTGTTGCTACCTCTCAAGACTTCAAAAGGTCAGGCAGTGGCAGCTGAGGTTCTGGTTTGCGGTGGAGCTCCCAAAGGGTCTTATGTTAAGGCCGAAAGTGGGACTTTTGTGCCAGCATTGAAGACATGCGCTCGGATCAAGATAACCGACCCGAACCCGCAGTGGGTTGTGGAAAACATGCCTCTAGCTAGAGTCATGGGTGACATGACGTTACTAGCCAACGGTGACGTTTTGATTATCAACGGTGCAGGATCAGGTACCGCGGGGTGGGAGTTCGGGCGGAACCCGGTACTGAACCCGGTTGCTTACAAGCCCGATAATGCGGTCGGGTCACGGTTCGAGCAACAAAACCCGAGCACCATACCACGCATGTACCATTCCACTGCAGTACTGCTACGTGATGGTAGAGTGCTTGTTGGAGGTAGTAATCCTCATATTCGTTACGAGTTCACAAACGTGCTTTTCCCAACCGAACTTGCCTTAGAAGCATTCTCTCCTAATTACTTGGACTCGCAATTCGCAAGTATACGTCCGAGCATCTATTCACCTCAGTCACAAGTGACGGTTGGTTATGGACAGAAGCTAGCCGTTCGAATTTCGATAACGGGGAGAATACAACTGAATTCGGTGTATGTTACGATGGTGTCACCTTCATTTACTACGCATTCGTTCTCGATGAACCAGAGGCTAGTGGTTCTTGTTTCCGAGAATGCTAGAGCAGTGGGGAACTTGAAGTTTGAAATTCAGGTTACGACGCCGGCTTCCGGTAATCTTGCACCGTCCGGATATTATCTTGTATATGTGGTTCATCAGCAGATTCCAAGTGAGGGTATTTGGGTCAAGATCCAGTAA